One Punica granatum isolate Tunisia-2019 chromosome 3, ASM765513v2, whole genome shotgun sequence genomic window carries:
- the LOC116198955 gene encoding uncharacterized protein LOC116198955 encodes MKRAKVEAENLGSAAKGVASPPPPPPLPPLLPRSWARRTASAECITNREIAEFWRRKRTEEEDHLLAAIKAAARVRARKFSADNYKHFIESLEDADDDPKGKNSDTAASRNTENYENEVRVGIKDWWTKSNYAYLNQPALGLVEKPRSRASSYTPNCFSYKPTPFYATSLGVF; translated from the exons ATGAAGCGGGCGAAGGTAGAGGCTGAGAATTTGGGCTCCGCGGCAAAAGGGGTGGCTTCTCCTCCGCCGCCACCGCCTCTGCCGCCACTGCTCCCAAGGAGCTGGGCTAGGAGGACAGCCTCGGCTGAATGCATAACAAACAGAGAGATTGCCGAGTTCTGGAGGCGGAAGCGCACCGAGGAAGAAGATCACCTGCTAGCTGCGATCAAGGCTGCTGCCCGGGTCCGGGCCCGTAAATTCTCG GCTGATAACTACAAGCACTTCATAGAGTCCCTCGAAGATGCTGACGACGATCCTAAGGGGAAGAACAGTGATACTGCTGCTTCCCGGAACACAGAGAACTATGAGAATGAAGTGCGAGTCGGGATAAAAGACTG GTGGACGAAGAGCAACTACGCGTACCTAAACCAACCTGCACTTGGTTTGGTTGAAAAACCCAGAAGCCGAGCTTCGAGTTACACTCCCAATTGCTTCTCCTACAAGCCCACTCCTTTTTATGCTACTTCACTTGGAGTATTTTAG
- the LOC116201981 gene encoding probable prolyl 4-hydroxylase 10, translated as MAKPRNSRYPARKSPSSTLVLSMLLMFSFVVLILLALGILSMPSSSSNAPKAHDLTSIVRKTTDRTGADGGRGEQWVEVISWEPRAFVYHNFLSKGECEYLIKLASPRMEKSTVVDGATGKSKDSRVRTSSGTFLARGRDKIIRDIEKRIADFTFIPAEHGEGLQVLHYEVGQKYEPHFDYFQDEYNTKNGGQRMATLLMYLSDVEEGGETVFPNARGNVSAVPWWDELSECGKKGLSVKPKMGDALLFWSMRPDASLDESSLHGGCPVIKGNKWSSTKWMRVHEYKV; from the exons ATGGCGAAGCCGAGGAACTCGCGGTACCCGGCCCGGAAGTCGCCGTCCTCGACTCTGGTCCTCAGCATGCTCCTCATGTTCTCGTTCGTGGTCCTCATCCTCCTCGCCCTCGGGATCCTGTCCATGCCCAGCAGCTCCAGCAATGCCCCCAAGGCCCACGATCTGACCTCGATCGTCCGGAAGACTACCGATCG GACTGGTGCTGACGGAGGGAGAGGGGAGCAGTGGGTGGAAGTCATCTCGTGGGAGCCTCGAGCTTTCGTCTACCACAACTTCCTG TCTAAGGGGGAATGTGAATATCTAATCAAACTTGCCTCGCCTCGTATGGAAAAGTCTACGGTGGTAGATGGTGCAACTGGCAAGAGTAAAGATAGCAG GGTACGTACAAGCTCCGGTACGTTCCTGGCAAGAGGGCGTGATAAGATAATTCGGGACATTGAGAAAAGGATTGCAGATTTTACCTTTATTCCCGCAG AACATGGAGAAGGACTACAGGTTCTCCACTATGAAGTTGGGCAAAAGTATGAGCCTCACTTTGACTACTTCCAGGATGAGTACAATACTAAAAACGGCGGTCAACGCATGGCTACACTTCTCATGTACCT GTCCGATGTTGAGGAGGGTGGTGAGACGGTGTTTCCTAATGCCAGAGGGAATGTAAGTGCTGTGCCTTGGTGGGATGAGCTATCTGAGTGCGGGAAAAAGGGTCTTTCTGTTAAACCGAAGATGGGCGATGCATTACTTTTCTGGAGCATGAGACCTGATGCCTCTCTAGATGAATCTAGTTTGCATG GTGGTTGCCCCGTGATCAAGGGGAACAAGTGGTCATCCACAAAATGGATGCGGGTGCACGAGTACAAAGTTTGA
- the LOC116202070 gene encoding probable prolyl 4-hydroxylase 10, with product MLVLTMLLMLSLVMILLPLVVASMPSGSSNVLEAHDLTSITQETTGDGGRREQQWVEAISWEPRAFMYHNFLKEECEYLIKLGAPHMQKSTAVDSSTGKIQYSRCAQDLLLFLVRGRDKIIWDTEKRIADFSFTHTEHREGLQVFHYEVGQKYEPHFDYFLDEYNTRNGGQRMATIIMYLSDV from the exons ATGCTGGTCCTCACCATGCTCCTCATGCTCTCCTTGGTCATGATCCTCCTTCCCCTTGTGGTTGCCTCCATGCCCAGCGGCTCTAGCAATGTCCTGGAGGCACACGATCTAACCTCGATCACCCAGGA GACTACCGGTGATGGAGGGAGACGGGAGCAACAGTGGGTGGAAGCCATCTCGTGGGAGCCTCGAGCGTTCATGTATCACAACTTC TTGAAGGAAGAATGTGAATATCTAATCAAACTCGGGGCACCACACATGCAAAAGTCGACAGCAGTCGACAGCAGTACTGGCAAGATTCAATATAGCAG GTGCGCACAGGATCTGTTGCTTTTCCTGGTGAGAGGGCGTGATAAAATAATTTGGGACACCGAGAAGAGGATTGCAGATTTTTCCTTTACTC ACACGGAACATCGAGAAGGACTACAGGTTTTCCATTATGAAGTCGGTCAGAAGTACGAGCCTCATTTCGACTACTTTCTGGATGAGTATAACACTAGGAACGGTGGTCAGCGCATGGCTACGATTATCATGTACTT GTCAGATGTTTAG